Proteins found in one Paenibacillus wynnii genomic segment:
- a CDS encoding alpha-glycosidase, translating into MLLEALYHVPRDKWAYAYDTETIHLRVRTKKDDVDCVVALTGDKYDWEHTYFEVMMEKAATDDCFDYWECAVRPKYKRLCYTFRLSTGPESIYLLDNGTRYECPPPPIHYFEFPYIHEIDLFKVPAWAKEAVFYQIMPDRFAKGNPSIDPDGTEPWGGIPKLDNFFGGDLQGVLDHLDDLLELGINAIYFTPVFVSPSNHKYDIVDYKRVDPHFGDNALLKRLVEECHSKGIRVMLDAVFNHCSDKFPPFEDVLKNGENSEYRDWFHINSFPAEVVEGIPTYDTFGFFSNMPKFNTANSEVKNYLLEVAEYWIREIKVDGWRLDVANEVDHHFWRDFRKVVKSANPDAYIVGEVWSDSLTWLLGDQFDSVMNYPFSGTVLEFFNGGISSGTFGNRIGALLMRYPQQTNEVVFNLLSSHDTPRLLTCLGEDKRRLKLAVVFLFTFMGTPCIYYGDEMGLTGYEDPDCRKCMEWNPDKQDRELYDFYRIMIALRKKNNALREGRFRILQAYDDDSCIVYERADEVIHFTIWMNNTPEPRTLSHPMETDDWQDSLTGEPVIPQDGIMNIPLDPYGYRILCRTL; encoded by the coding sequence ATGCTTTTGGAAGCTTTGTACCATGTGCCTCGAGATAAATGGGCCTATGCTTACGATACAGAAACTATACATTTGCGTGTCCGCACTAAAAAAGACGATGTCGACTGCGTAGTAGCATTAACCGGTGATAAATACGACTGGGAGCACACCTATTTCGAGGTGATGATGGAGAAGGCCGCAACTGATGATTGTTTCGATTACTGGGAGTGTGCCGTCCGGCCGAAGTACAAACGTTTGTGCTACACTTTTCGCTTAAGTACAGGTCCTGAAAGTATATACTTATTGGATAACGGCACACGTTACGAATGTCCCCCTCCCCCCATTCATTATTTTGAGTTTCCTTATATCCACGAAATCGATTTATTTAAGGTACCTGCGTGGGCGAAGGAAGCTGTTTTCTATCAAATTATGCCGGATCGCTTTGCTAAAGGAAATCCTTCTATAGATCCTGACGGAACCGAGCCCTGGGGCGGAATTCCTAAATTGGACAATTTTTTTGGAGGAGACCTGCAAGGTGTACTGGATCATCTAGATGACCTGCTGGAGCTAGGTATTAATGCCATCTATTTCACTCCCGTGTTCGTCTCACCTTCCAATCATAAATACGATATCGTTGACTATAAAAGGGTCGATCCTCACTTTGGCGATAATGCACTGTTGAAACGGTTAGTTGAAGAATGCCACAGTAAGGGAATTCGTGTGATGCTCGATGCGGTATTTAATCATTGCAGTGATAAATTCCCACCCTTTGAAGATGTTTTGAAGAATGGAGAGAATTCGGAATACAGGGATTGGTTCCATATTAATTCTTTCCCGGCTGAAGTTGTCGAGGGTATCCCTACCTATGACACCTTTGGCTTTTTCAGTAATATGCCAAAATTTAATACCGCCAATTCAGAGGTCAAAAACTATCTTCTGGAAGTTGCTGAATATTGGATTCGGGAAATAAAGGTGGATGGATGGCGACTGGATGTAGCCAATGAGGTGGATCACCATTTCTGGCGCGATTTTCGAAAAGTTGTAAAATCCGCAAACCCGGATGCCTATATTGTCGGAGAAGTATGGAGTGATTCCCTTACATGGTTGCTTGGTGACCAATTTGATTCGGTGATGAATTACCCCTTCTCCGGGACGGTGCTGGAGTTCTTCAACGGCGGAATTAGCAGCGGAACCTTTGGAAACCGTATCGGCGCTTTGCTTATGAGATACCCGCAGCAGACCAATGAGGTGGTCTTTAACCTGTTGAGCAGTCACGATACCCCGCGCCTCCTTACCTGTCTTGGAGAAGATAAACGGAGGTTAAAGCTGGCGGTTGTATTTTTGTTCACCTTCATGGGAACTCCATGTATTTACTACGGGGATGAGATGGGTCTTACCGGGTATGAAGATCCAGACTGCCGCAAATGTATGGAATGGAATCCGGATAAGCAGGACCGTGAACTCTACGATTTCTACCGAATTATGATTGCCTTACGCAAAAAGAACAATGCGCTTCGCGAGGGCCGTTTCCGTATTCTTCAAGCTTACGATGATGATTCCTGTATCGTCTATGAACGCGCAGATGAGGTAATCCACTTTACCATTTGGATGAACAATACACCCGAGCCTCGTACACTGAGCCACCCTATGGAGACAGATGATTGGCAAGACTCCCTTACCGGAGAGCCTGTTATCCCTCAGGACGGCATTATGAATATTCCGCTTGATCCCTATGGGTACCGGATTTTGTGCCGTACGCTCTGA
- a CDS encoding dihydrofolate reductase family protein, with the protein MRKLVLFLHASLDGFVEGPNGEMDIGWVSYDADLEKHAKEILSTADTVIWGRGTYQMMHSYWPSVPSNPSASQHERNHAEWIEKTAKIVFSTTLEKVEWNNSRLVKEDVEEEIKNLKQQPGKDMVILGSPRFAHYLMRLDLIDEYKITVSPVLIGKGLPLFQGLREKINLKLIENKTFDSGAIGLVYQTVRCPLSPKVDYANGKR; encoded by the coding sequence ATGAGAAAACTCGTTCTATTTCTGCACGCATCGCTTGACGGTTTTGTAGAAGGGCCGAACGGTGAAATGGATATTGGCTGGGTTTCCTACGATGCTGATTTGGAGAAACACGCGAAAGAAATTCTGAGTACTGCCGATACTGTCATTTGGGGACGTGGGACTTATCAGATGATGCACAGTTACTGGCCATCTGTACCTTCGAACCCATCAGCTTCGCAGCATGAACGGAATCATGCCGAGTGGATCGAAAAGACAGCCAAAATCGTTTTTTCCACGACGCTGGAGAAAGTCGAATGGAACAATTCCAGACTGGTGAAAGAAGATGTCGAGGAAGAGATCAAGAACCTCAAACAGCAGCCAGGCAAGGATATGGTCATACTCGGCAGTCCTAGGTTCGCACACTACCTTATGCGGCTTGATTTAATAGATGAGTATAAAATTACGGTTTCTCCCGTCCTGATCGGCAAAGGGTTACCGTTATTCCAAGGTCTCAGGGAGAAGATCAATCTTAAACTTATCGAAAACAAGACATTTGATTCTGGAGCCATAGGTCTCGTTTACCAGACGGTTAGATGCCCGTTGTCTCCTAAAGTAGATTACGCTAACGGGAAACGCTAG
- the glgA gene encoding glycogen synthase GlgA, which produces MKVLFAAAEAHPFIKTGGLADVIGALPKALKSAGVDVRVILPKYRGIHEKFKSQMEHVAVVDVPVGWRNQYCGIERIVLDGIPIYFIDNEYYFGARDGIYGYMDDGERFAFYNRAVLECLPAIDFQPDVLHCHDWHAAVIPMLLQGHYRHDPFYTNMRTVFTIHNLLYQGVFPYEVLDGLLGLDSSYFGGVEYYGNVNYMKGGIVHSDHVTTVSPTYAEEIRTPYYGYGLEGLLSSRSDHLSGIVNGIDTKSYNPANDSQIFSKYRSNLAKKTENKIGLQKELGLPIAPHIPMVAMVTRLVDSKGLDLITRILDELLYYDDIQFVLLGTGDEIYERWFREAAWRYPTKLSSQILFNDALSRKMYAASDLFLMPSKFEPCGISQLLALRYGSIPVVRETGGLNDTVQAYDELTGEGNGFTFTDYNAHDMMFTLRRAVALYHKPEHWKRVTKNAFSGDYSWNVSAQQYIDIYKKITI; this is translated from the coding sequence ATGAAGGTTTTATTCGCCGCAGCTGAAGCACATCCGTTTATCAAGACGGGCGGGCTGGCGGATGTGATTGGAGCGTTGCCCAAAGCACTGAAGAGTGCGGGAGTAGACGTTAGAGTAATTTTACCGAAATATCGGGGAATTCATGAGAAATTCAAATCGCAAATGGAGCATGTAGCCGTTGTGGATGTACCGGTGGGCTGGCGCAACCAATATTGTGGAATTGAACGTATCGTCTTGGACGGGATTCCGATTTATTTTATCGATAATGAGTATTATTTTGGCGCTCGTGATGGAATTTACGGATATATGGATGACGGTGAGAGGTTTGCTTTTTACAACCGTGCTGTTCTGGAATGTTTGCCTGCTATTGATTTCCAACCGGATGTACTGCATTGCCATGACTGGCATGCTGCGGTTATTCCTATGCTGTTGCAAGGCCATTACCGCCATGACCCTTTCTACACGAACATGCGAACCGTATTCACCATTCATAATTTGCTGTATCAAGGCGTTTTTCCTTATGAAGTGCTGGACGGGCTTCTGGGCTTGGATAGCAGTTATTTTGGCGGGGTTGAATATTACGGTAACGTGAATTATATGAAGGGCGGTATCGTCCACAGCGATCACGTCACTACTGTTAGTCCAACCTATGCTGAAGAAATACGCACCCCTTACTACGGTTATGGACTTGAGGGATTGCTTAGCTCCCGATCTGATCATTTGAGCGGAATTGTGAACGGAATCGATACCAAGAGCTATAATCCGGCAAATGACTCTCAAATTTTCAGCAAATATCGTTCTAATCTGGCTAAGAAGACAGAGAACAAAATTGGACTGCAAAAGGAACTGGGACTCCCAATCGCCCCGCACATTCCTATGGTAGCGATGGTTACTCGACTTGTAGATTCCAAAGGCCTTGATCTGATTACCCGTATCCTAGACGAGCTGTTGTATTATGACGACATACAGTTTGTGCTGCTTGGAACCGGAGATGAGATTTATGAGCGCTGGTTCCGTGAAGCGGCTTGGCGTTATCCTACAAAGCTTTCTTCCCAAATTTTGTTCAATGATGCCTTATCACGCAAAATGTACGCTGCCAGCGATCTGTTCTTAATGCCCTCCAAGTTTGAGCCCTGCGGGATTAGCCAACTGCTAGCCCTGCGTTATGGTAGCATACCTGTTGTGAGGGAAACGGGAGGTTTGAACGATACCGTACAAGCCTATGACGAGCTGACAGGCGAGGGGAATGGTTTTACCTTTACCGATTATAATGCGCATGACATGATGTTTACTCTACGTCGTGCGGTTGCGTTATACCATAAACCGGAACATTGGAAGCGAGTGACCAAGAACGCTTTCTCCGGTGATTACAGCTGGAACGTATCTGCACAGCAGTATATTGATATTTACAAGAAAATTACGATTTAA
- the glgB gene encoding 1,4-alpha-glucan branching protein GlgB — translation MAERLSTGTIPSPDDIYLFHEGTHYRSYNLLGAHIAVEEGIPGVRFTVWAPQATYVGLAGDHNGWDGSHEVDSLYKIPESGFWSRFFPGMGVGIFYKYRIIAADGSSFLKADPYAFKSEVRPATASVVANISGYRWGDGAWRRKNKSPYNKPLNIYEMHFGTWRQKEDGEYYTYKEMSELLIPYLLEMNYTHVEFMPLAEHPYDLSWGYQGTGYYAATSRYGEPQELMYLIDCCHQAGIGVILDWVPAHFAKDAHGLRMFDGSPVYEYADPLLAERPGWGTLSFDFSKPEIASFLISNALFWFDLFHIDGMRVDAVTSMLRLDFEKNENQYRRNNNGGLENLEAITFLQNLNKTIFENYPQALMMAEESSAWPGVTSPVHEGGLGFNYKWNMGWMNDTLGYIEHDFGARPYHHNLLTFPICYAYSENYTLPLSHDEVVHGKLSLLNKMPGSYEQKFAGLRQLLGYQITHPGKKLLFMGGEFGQFIEWKDQEGLDWLLLNYESHRQMRSFTADLNKLYLSEKALWELDHDLGGYQWINADDNGQSVVSFIRKGKKPVDTLLIIINFQPIEHAQYRIGVPTAGTYEEIFTSENTAYGGTGILNAPLKSEKLEWHNQLNSLEITLPPLSFLVLKKVGRKRKNEVTEPI, via the coding sequence TTGGCAGAGCGACTAAGTACAGGAACTATTCCGTCCCCTGATGATATTTACTTATTTCATGAGGGTACCCATTATCGCAGCTACAACCTTTTGGGAGCGCACATAGCCGTGGAAGAAGGCATCCCCGGTGTGCGCTTTACCGTGTGGGCTCCTCAGGCGACATATGTAGGACTAGCTGGTGATCATAATGGCTGGGACGGAAGTCATGAAGTGGATTCATTATATAAGATACCCGAATCAGGATTTTGGAGTCGTTTTTTTCCGGGTATGGGTGTGGGAATTTTTTACAAGTATAGAATAATTGCAGCAGACGGTTCCAGTTTTTTAAAAGCAGATCCTTATGCATTCAAGTCAGAAGTTCGTCCGGCTACTGCGTCGGTTGTGGCAAATATAAGCGGGTATCGCTGGGGTGACGGGGCGTGGCGCCGTAAGAACAAATCTCCATATAACAAACCCCTCAACATTTACGAAATGCATTTTGGAACATGGCGTCAAAAAGAGGATGGAGAGTATTATACGTATAAGGAAATGAGCGAACTGCTAATTCCTTATTTACTTGAGATGAATTATACACATGTGGAATTTATGCCTCTTGCTGAACATCCTTATGATTTGTCATGGGGTTATCAGGGAACGGGCTATTACGCTGCGACCAGTCGTTACGGTGAACCGCAGGAGCTTATGTATTTAATTGATTGCTGTCACCAGGCAGGAATCGGTGTCATTCTGGATTGGGTTCCGGCCCATTTTGCCAAGGATGCCCATGGGCTTCGTATGTTTGATGGTTCTCCCGTATACGAATATGCTGACCCTTTGCTGGCAGAGAGACCGGGATGGGGAACGCTGTCGTTTGATTTCAGTAAGCCTGAGATTGCATCTTTCTTAATTTCCAATGCTCTATTCTGGTTCGATTTGTTCCACATTGACGGAATGCGAGTGGATGCTGTCACCAGTATGCTTAGGCTGGATTTTGAGAAAAATGAAAATCAGTACCGACGTAATAATAACGGTGGGCTCGAGAATCTGGAAGCCATTACATTTCTGCAAAACCTCAACAAGACCATTTTCGAAAACTATCCGCAGGCTTTGATGATGGCAGAAGAATCCAGTGCTTGGCCAGGAGTAACCTCTCCGGTACATGAGGGTGGTCTCGGGTTCAATTACAAATGGAACATGGGCTGGATGAACGACACCCTGGGGTACATAGAACATGATTTCGGGGCGAGACCTTACCATCATAATTTGCTAACTTTCCCCATTTGCTATGCTTATTCAGAGAATTACACCCTGCCTTTGTCTCATGATGAGGTAGTTCATGGCAAGCTATCTTTACTAAATAAGATGCCGGGGAGTTACGAGCAGAAATTTGCGGGTCTTCGTCAACTGCTAGGATATCAAATCACACATCCCGGCAAAAAGCTGCTCTTTATGGGCGGTGAATTTGGTCAATTTATCGAATGGAAAGATCAGGAGGGGTTGGATTGGCTTCTCTTGAATTATGAAAGTCACCGCCAGATGCGGTCCTTTACGGCAGATCTGAATAAGCTGTATCTGTCCGAAAAAGCTTTATGGGAACTGGATCATGACTTGGGTGGATATCAATGGATTAACGCGGATGATAACGGGCAAAGTGTAGTTTCTTTTATCCGTAAAGGTAAGAAGCCTGTTGATACGCTGTTGATTATTATCAATTTCCAACCCATTGAACATGCTCAATATCGGATTGGAGTTCCAACTGCTGGAACCTATGAAGAGATTTTCACTTCTGAAAACACCGCTTATGGTGGTACTGGAATTCTCAATGCTCCGCTGAAGAGCGAAAAGTTGGAATGGCACAATCAATTGAACAGTTTGGAAATTACTCTACCGCCGCTTAGCTTTCTGGTACTGAAAAAAGTCGGGCGCAAGCGGAAAAACGAAGTTACGGAGCCGATTTAA
- a CDS encoding glucose-1-phosphate adenylyltransferase → MSKQDCIAMLLAGGEGRRLAPLTSNMAKPAVPFGGQYRIIDFPLSNCVNSKIDTVGVLTQYKADSLHSHIGEGEPWGLHGGNPNKGVTLLPAGMEGKETYSGTADAIYKNIQFVDSRNPEHVLILSADHIYHMDYRQMLDYHIQKNAKATISVLEVPWEEASRFGVMNVDGNLKISDFTEKPKVPESNLASMGIYIFRWDYLKEHLLRDAADSKSSHDFGKDVIPYMLDGKDDLFAYRFKGYWRDVGTVSSLWEAHMDLLQSNNGWQLDNARWPMYSRARRDKLAVHKPRAQSPANSSLVNEHCISEGSLKHSVVFGGVEIGKMSTVKHSVVMPGVRIGRGVQIENAIIGEGAVIKDGAIIKGSADQIVVVGPHEIVVAKPVVRTQPSRLLQDIYDKAERLRAEGLPS, encoded by the coding sequence ATGAGTAAACAAGATTGCATCGCCATGCTTTTGGCAGGGGGAGAAGGACGAAGATTAGCTCCCTTAACTTCCAACATGGCAAAGCCTGCAGTCCCATTCGGAGGTCAGTATAGAATCATTGACTTTCCTCTCAGTAATTGTGTCAATTCAAAGATTGACACTGTAGGCGTTCTAACTCAATACAAAGCAGACTCACTTCATAGCCACATAGGTGAAGGTGAGCCTTGGGGTCTCCATGGTGGAAATCCTAATAAAGGGGTAACCCTTCTTCCTGCCGGAATGGAAGGTAAGGAAACTTATTCGGGAACTGCCGATGCTATTTATAAGAATATTCAATTTGTTGACAGCCGCAATCCAGAGCATGTACTTATATTGTCCGCTGATCACATCTATCATATGGACTATCGCCAAATGCTGGATTACCATATCCAAAAAAATGCTAAGGCCACCATCTCCGTTTTGGAGGTACCATGGGAAGAAGCCAGCCGCTTCGGTGTCATGAATGTCGACGGTAACCTAAAGATTTCCGACTTCACCGAGAAGCCTAAAGTGCCGGAGAGTAACCTAGCTTCTATGGGAATATACATTTTCCGCTGGGATTACTTGAAGGAACATTTGTTAAGAGATGCCGCTGATTCAAAGTCAAGCCATGATTTCGGCAAGGATGTTATTCCATACATGCTTGATGGCAAAGATGACCTATTCGCTTACCGCTTCAAGGGCTACTGGCGTGATGTGGGTACCGTAAGCAGCTTATGGGAAGCACATATGGACTTGTTGCAGTCAAATAATGGTTGGCAGTTAGATAACGCACGCTGGCCGATGTATAGTCGTGCTCGAAGAGATAAACTAGCTGTTCACAAGCCGAGAGCGCAGAGCCCGGCTAACAGTTCATTGGTGAACGAACATTGTATTTCAGAGGGAAGCCTAAAGCATTCCGTTGTATTCGGAGGCGTTGAGATCGGGAAAATGTCCACAGTCAAACATAGTGTAGTTATGCCGGGAGTACGCATTGGACGCGGGGTTCAAATCGAAAATGCTATTATCGGTGAAGGTGCAGTGATTAAGGACGGTGCCATAATTAAGGGTAGTGCAGATCAGATAGTGGTTGTTGGACCTCATGAGATTGTTGTCGCCAAACCTGTAGTTCGGACACAGCCTTCACGTCTATTGCAGGATATCTATGATAAAGCCGAACGCCTGCGTGCTGAAGGTCTTCCTTCATAA
- a CDS encoding GNAT family N-acetyltransferase — protein MELNTAAELNRFSQSPITIVRGEPSRAGEILLLLQDAARWMESKGIKQWTPGQFNEADIVGYFEDREVYLALEKDEIIGLFTLQFTDPQYWGPRNDDSYAYLHRLTVARSYRGSGLGSKMLYFAADLAIERGLKGLRFDTVAHNVKLNRYYQSLGFHFMGSNDMGGGRLVNLYEKFKDTGDADEIILQYFGEADFEYLKSWADSPEFLKQWAGPSLSFPIEDQELIKYITNANHSVDSNLLIYSAVHKASGQVIGHISLAAIDRDNRSARVGRVVIDPEYRGRGIGLRMMQEMLRIAFQALELHRVSLGVFDFNTSALKSYEAAGFRREGLQREAARFTGGYVDCIELSMLDREWAQIYKS, from the coding sequence ATGGAGTTAAATACTGCTGCTGAACTTAACCGCTTCTCTCAGAGCCCGATAACTATTGTTCGCGGTGAACCTAGCCGGGCGGGTGAAATTTTATTGCTTCTGCAGGATGCAGCGAGATGGATGGAAAGTAAAGGAATCAAACAATGGACACCCGGCCAGTTTAACGAAGCGGACATCGTCGGTTATTTTGAGGATAGAGAGGTCTACCTTGCGTTAGAGAAAGATGAGATTATCGGACTTTTTACTCTGCAGTTCACGGATCCCCAGTATTGGGGCCCAAGGAATGATGATTCGTATGCCTATTTGCATCGGTTGACCGTTGCAAGATCCTATCGGGGATCCGGGCTGGGCAGTAAAATGCTATATTTTGCAGCCGACTTGGCGATCGAAAGAGGCCTTAAAGGTCTGAGATTTGATACTGTGGCCCATAACGTGAAGCTTAACAGGTATTATCAAAGTCTGGGTTTTCATTTTATGGGTTCCAACGATATGGGCGGAGGGCGACTGGTAAACCTGTATGAGAAGTTTAAGGATACCGGTGATGCAGATGAGATTATACTTCAATATTTTGGCGAGGCTGATTTTGAGTATTTAAAAAGCTGGGCGGATTCACCAGAGTTCTTGAAGCAGTGGGCCGGCCCGTCCTTGTCATTCCCTATTGAGGATCAAGAGTTGATTAAGTACATCACTAACGCTAATCACTCAGTAGATTCTAACCTCTTAATCTATAGCGCCGTACATAAAGCTTCCGGTCAAGTGATAGGCCACATCAGTCTTGCCGCGATTGACCGAGACAACCGTTCCGCAAGGGTGGGGAGAGTTGTAATCGATCCGGAATATCGGGGCCGGGGTATAGGTCTTAGAATGATGCAGGAGATGCTGCGTATTGCGTTTCAAGCGCTGGAACTGCACAGGGTATCCCTTGGTGTATTCGACTTCAATACTTCGGCACTGAAATCCTATGAAGCAGCAGGATTTCGTCGTGAGGGCCTCCAGCGAGAGGCGGCAAGGTTCACCGGTGGTTATGTGGATTGTATCGAGTTGAGTATGCTGGATAGAGAGTGGGCACAAATTTACAAATCCTAA
- a CDS encoding sensor histidine kinase — protein sequence MIKKGMRRQIVLHYILVVFLALLLVEVIFLLAIRTYYYESIYSTITTHISTAEGYFHKYQLSGENVPLQEVLDSFTLSNTELQVLTLDGNMITSSTGFQPDRSITTSDVPEAAGGGIGRWVGRQPGTNESVMAVSKVLQIHGKDTFVLRYLTSVAGINADLLNLSLLSVGIGGAVLAIVVIFSFGLANSIVKPLNNITAVSAQMAKGRFNTRIKGNYKYEIGDLASTLNYMAQEIVRSNQIKDDFISSISHELRTPLTSIKGWSETLISGGYDPEETKLGMGIISKESDRLIGLVEEILDFAKLQQNEMKLSMGTVNVKELLQETILNVWAKAEKRRIHLRLESEESIFVKGDANRLKQVFLNLVDNAVKFSHEDSIIGLSAKRFSETEAIMTVRDAGIGISEEHLSRVRDRFFQVDALNGGTGLGLAISQQLVELHNGRLEMNSELGKGTEVIVILPLVDVPPVITPTED from the coding sequence ATGATTAAGAAGGGGATGCGCAGACAGATCGTCCTGCACTACATTCTTGTGGTCTTCTTGGCGCTTCTCCTGGTGGAAGTTATTTTTTTGTTGGCTATCCGTACCTATTATTACGAAAGCATATACAGTACAATAACTACCCATATCAGTACAGCAGAGGGATATTTCCATAAATATCAGCTCTCTGGGGAGAACGTTCCCTTACAAGAGGTGCTTGATAGCTTTACGCTTTCCAATACAGAACTGCAAGTGCTGACACTTGATGGGAATATGATTACCAGTTCTACAGGCTTTCAGCCAGATCGGTCTATAACTACAAGCGATGTGCCCGAAGCAGCAGGGGGCGGCATAGGTCGATGGGTAGGCAGACAGCCAGGAACCAACGAGAGTGTGATGGCGGTTTCTAAGGTACTGCAAATTCATGGCAAGGATACCTTCGTGCTGAGATATTTAACCTCTGTGGCGGGAATTAACGCTGATTTACTAAATCTCTCCTTACTGTCAGTGGGAATTGGTGGTGCTGTTCTCGCAATCGTAGTTATATTCAGTTTTGGCTTGGCAAATTCTATAGTAAAGCCTCTTAATAACATTACTGCCGTATCAGCACAGATGGCTAAAGGCAGGTTCAATACAAGAATTAAGGGGAATTACAAATACGAGATTGGCGATTTGGCCTCGACGCTCAATTACATGGCCCAAGAAATTGTCCGCAGTAACCAAATCAAAGATGATTTCATCTCGTCCATATCACATGAGCTTCGAACTCCCCTTACCAGTATAAAAGGATGGAGTGAGACTTTAATTTCCGGAGGTTATGATCCCGAAGAAACGAAGCTGGGAATGGGTATTATCTCTAAAGAGAGCGACCGGCTGATTGGTTTAGTGGAAGAGATTCTTGATTTCGCGAAACTGCAGCAGAATGAGATGAAGCTGTCCATGGGTACGGTTAACGTCAAAGAGTTACTTCAGGAGACTATTCTTAACGTGTGGGCGAAGGCCGAGAAGAGAAGGATCCATCTGCGGTTGGAGAGTGAAGAGAGCATCTTTGTAAAAGGGGATGCCAATCGGTTGAAGCAGGTTTTTCTTAACTTGGTCGATAATGCCGTGAAGTTCTCTCATGAGGATTCAATTATTGGTCTATCCGCAAAGCGATTCTCGGAGACTGAGGCCATTATGACCGTGCGAGATGCCGGAATAGGGATCAGTGAAGAGCATCTTTCGAGAGTACGGGATCGTTTTTTTCAGGTCGATGCGCTTAATGGAGGAACTGGCCTGGGGTTGGCAATTTCACAGCAGTTGGTTGAGCTCCATAATGGCCGCCTAGAAATGAACAGTGAGCTTGGTAAGGGAACAGAGGTCATCGTCATTCTCCCATTGGTGGATGTCCCACCGGTGATAACCCCAACTGAAGATTAA
- a CDS encoding response regulator transcription factor, whose product MSKVLILEDEDSIRSFIVINLKRNGFEVLEAADGNEALHKLTTVPDIDIALLDVMVPGIDGFEVCRRIRETNERLGIIFLTAKVQEQDKVYALSVGADDHISKPFSPTELIARIQSLLRRVNVHREQSAKVTFQSGPYTLDLISKQFKRNGEAIELTPTEFSLVQYFLEKENTPLSRDLLLDHVWGKEYMGDPKIVDVNIRRLRQKIENNPSDPEFLQTVWGHGYKWKGQGQ is encoded by the coding sequence ATGAGTAAAGTATTAATCCTGGAGGATGAGGATTCCATCCGCAGTTTTATTGTGATTAATCTTAAGCGCAACGGTTTTGAGGTGCTGGAGGCTGCTGATGGAAATGAAGCCTTGCACAAGCTTACAACAGTCCCTGATATTGATATTGCACTGTTGGATGTAATGGTTCCTGGAATCGATGGCTTCGAAGTGTGCAGACGCATACGGGAGACGAATGAACGCCTTGGCATTATTTTTCTGACAGCTAAAGTGCAAGAACAAGATAAGGTATACGCTCTTTCTGTGGGAGCAGACGATCATATCAGTAAACCGTTCAGTCCTACGGAACTAATCGCCCGTATCCAATCGCTGCTGCGCCGGGTTAATGTTCATCGAGAGCAATCGGCTAAAGTAACTTTCCAATCGGGGCCGTATACACTTGACCTTATATCCAAGCAGTTCAAGCGGAACGGGGAAGCTATAGAACTTACACCTACAGAATTTTCATTGGTTCAATATTTCCTTGAGAAAGAAAATACTCCGCTAAGTCGTGACCTGCTGCTGGATCATGTATGGGGCAAAGAATATATGGGTGATCCGAAGATCGTTGATGTGAACATTCGCCGTCTACGCCAAAAGATTGAGAACAATCCTTCAGATCCGGAGTTTTTACAAACCGTATGGGGGCACGGTTATAAGTGGAAAGGCCAAGGACAATGA